GATTTGGTGAAAAAACCCAACAATCTCTATTAGAAACTCTGCAATACAAAAACTCACAAAAGAAAAAACTGCTGTTTTGTGATGCAGAAAAAACTGCACAAGAAATGAAAGATTTTTTACAACACAGGTTACCATCCTTAAAAATATCTTTCTTGGGAAATCTTCGTCGCTGCGGAGAAGTAATTGAGTGTATAGAACTTTTAATCAATACAACAAATTGGAAAGGTATTACAGAAATTCTTGCCTCAAAATACTCTATAAATACAAAACAATCGGGTCCTTTTTCCATGAGAGGAACCATCATAGAAAAAAAAATTCCATTTCATATACGACTAACAGAGGACTCCTCGTTTGTAAAAAAATTATTAGAATACACTCCCGAGCCCGCACATCTGAACTATCCATTTTCTGATGGAAAAACAGTAAGGGAATTGTTATTTTTAAATACAAAAACCGAAGAATTAGCATACCAGACAGCAGGATTAGAGTTTATTCCCCCGGAATTAAGGGAAGGACAATTTGAATTCCATCTCATAAGAAATGGCTCCCTCCCCCATCTCATAACCATGGAAGATATAAAAGGAATATTGCACATTCACTCTCATTATAGTGACGGAAAAAACTCACTCAGAACAATGGCTGAATATGGAAAAGAACTCGGTTATGAATATTTAGGCATAACAGACCACAGTCAATCCGCCTTCTATGCAAATGGATTAGATGAAAACAGATTACAAAAACAGCACGAAGAAATAGAAGCACTCAATAAAGAACTCTATCCCTTTCATATTTTCAAAGGAATAGAATCTGATATATTACCAAATGGAGAACTGGATTATGAAGAACATACTTTGAAAACATTTGATTTTGTAATAGCATCTGTGCATTCTTCTCTCAATATGGATATAGAAAAAGCAACCCAACGACTCATAACAGCCATTAGGAACCCCTACACGACCATACTCGGACATCCTACAGGACGTATTTTATTGGAAAGAAATGGGTATCCTATAGACCATGCTGCAGTTATAAATGCCTGTGCAGAACATAATGTTATCATAGAAATAAATTCTTCCCCTAAAAGATTAGACCTTGACTGGAGGTGGGTACACTATGCAATGGAAAAAAAAGTTAAGCTCAGTATCAATCCCGATGCACATAAAAAAGAAGGATATGCAGATATGTATTATGGGGTATTAATGGGACGAAAAGGTGGTCTCACAAAAAATATGACCATCAATACTTTCTCAAAAAACGAATTACAAGTTTTTTTTAAAACCCGTCAAGTATCCTAAAAAATATATGGCAGGAATCTATATTCATATACCTTTTTGTAGAACAGCATGCCACTACTGCAATTTTCATTTTAGCACTCATATCAAAAATAAAAAAACAATCATTGATGCTTTATGTGCTGAACTATACCTTCAAAAAAATTATTTGGAAGAAGAACCCATAAAAACTATATACTTTGGCGGTGGAACCCCATCATTATTGTCTTTTGAGGAACTAAAATATATTTTTAACGTTATAAAAATTGTTTTTGACACAAAAGAAGTAGAAGAAATAACCATAGAAACAAATCCCGAAGACCTGCATATACAAAAAATAAAAGAATACAGAACTCTGGGTATAAATAGATTCAGCATAGGGGTACAATCCTTTTATGAACCCCATCTACATACTCTTAACAGAAAACATACTGGAGAAGATGCTATAACTTCTATAAAAAATGCAAAAAAAGAAGGATTTACCAATATCAGTATAGACATAATATATGGCATTCCTTACAAAGACCATGCTATTCTCATACAAGATATTGCTACTGCCGTAGATGTAGCCCCTATGCATATCTCTGCCTACTGTCTTACTATAGAAGAAAAAACTCCTTTCGGCACTTGGGTAAAAAAAGGAAAAATGAAAGATATAGATGAAAATTTTGCCAGCGAACAAACAGAAATTCTGATGGATACTTTACAAAATGCTGGATATGAGCAGTACGAAATCAGTAACTTTGCAAAAGAAAATAAATATTCTCTCCACAACACATCTTATTGGAATAATACAAAGTATCTTGGCATAGGTCCCAGCGCCCATTCCTATAACCATTACTCTCGGCAGTATAATATACAAAACAATATTTCTTATACTCATTCTATTCAAAAAGGAATGATACCCTGTGAAAAAGAACTTCTGACCAATGCAAATAAATTTAATGAATATATATTGACTTCTATCCGCACCAAGTGGGGAAGCAATCTTCACTACGCATCTACACTTACGGGGATAGATATTGCATCATATCCTGAAAAAGTAGATTTTATTCAGATGTGTAAACAAGAAAACATAGTAACAGAAAAAGAAAATACTCTTTACCTTACAAAAAAAGGAAAATTATTAGCAGATAAAATTACTGCTCATTTGATGGTGTAAAAAAATAAACATCCCATTTTATAAATTGTTTGAGAAATATATCTTGCATTGTTTTAATAAAGTAGAATTTAAAAATAACTTTCAAAAATGAATGATGTAGTAATAATAGGTGCGGGAATAGTCGGACTATCAACCGCTTACAAGCTTTTACAAAAAAAACCTTTTTTAAAAATACATATAGTAGAAAAAGAAAACACCTTCGCTATGCATCAAACAGGTCATAATAGTGGAGTTATACACGCAGGTATTTATTATAAACCAGGCACTCTCAAAGCACAGAACTGTATCCGAGGATATGCAGAACTTATAAGCTTTTGTGATGAACATACCATTCCATATAACCTATGTGGAAAAGTAATTGTAGCAACAGAAAAGCGAGAACTACCCATTTTAGAAATTATCTTTCAAAGAGGAATAGCAAATGGACTTTCTGCAATACGAGAACTGACAAAAGAAGAACTCTTAGAAAAAGAACCTTATTGCAATGGAATAAAAGCAATTCACGTTCCTTACACTGGGATTGTTGATTATACAAAAGTAAGTAAAGCATTGGCAGATGAAATACAAAAAAAAGACGGTCTTTTCACTTATAACAGCAAAGTAACCTCTCTCAAACACAAAAATACTTTTGTGGAAATCATAACCCAGAAAGAAACCCTCATGGCTAAAATAGTCGTCAACTGCGGTGGATTATATTCCGATACTATTACAGATATGATAGAAAAACAAAGAGATATACAAATAATCCCTTTCAGAGGAGAATATTATAAAATAAAAGATGCTCGTAAATATCTGGTAAAAAACCTTATTTATCCCGTTCCCAATCCCAATTTTCCCTTTTTAGGAGTACATTTTACCCGAAAAATAAATGGAGAAGTGGAAGCAGGACCAAATGCTGTACTCGCTTTTGCAAGAGAAGGATATTCTAAGACAGATATACATATGAGTGAGTTTTTAGCAATCATCCGTTGGGGTGGTTTTCAAAAAATTGCTCTGAAGTATTGGAAGACAGGTATAGGAGAGATGTATAGATCTTTTTCCAAACAAGCATTTACGAGGGCTCTTCAAAAATTAGTTCCTGATATACAAGCATCGGATTTAGAAGTAGGTGGAGCAGGAGTAAGAGCCCAGGCGTGCCATAGAAATGGAACACTTTTAGATGACTTTTTTATACAAGAAAATACTTTCTCTGTAAATGTATGTAATGCTCCCAGTCCCGCCGCTACTTCCTCTTTATCTATTGGCGACTATATTGCTCGTATGGTTCTCTCAAAACTATAAAAAAATAACTAAAAAAAAGTTTTTTAAGATAATATCCTTATAAAAGTTTTACACTATTCTCAAAAAACAATACTTATTAAAAAGTTATTGTATTTTATCGCAAAAATACAGATTCAAAAATATATTATTTTTAAATGTTTTACTATTAAAATTATAAAATTATGCTATTCGAATTACCAAAATTATCCTATCCTTTTAACGCATTAGAACCATATATTGATGCACAAACTATGGAGATTCACTATGGAAAACATCATAATGCCTACATCACCAATCTGAATAAAGCAGTGGAAGGAAATGAAATGGAAAAATCCTCCTTAGAAGAACTCTTAAAAAACCATACCCACGTGCCTGCTGTAAGGAATAATGGTGGTGGGCATTGGAATCACAGTTTCTTTTGGAAAATACTTACTCCTGCTCACAATTCAGGAAAACCCGAAGGGGATCTATTGAACGCAATACAGAGTGCTTTTGGAAGTATTGATACCTTTAAAGAAAAGTTTACAAATGCGGCTCTGACTCGCTTTGGTTCAGGATGGGCATGGCTCTGTGTCAAAGACAGAAAATTAGAAATATGCTCTACCACTAATCAAGACAATCCCCTCATGCCTAATACAGGATGCCAAGGTTCTCCTATTTTAGGATTAGACGTATGGGAACATGCCTATTACTTAAAATATCAAAATAAAAGAGCTGATTACGTGAACGCCTTTTATAATATTATTAATTGGAAAGAGGTAGAAAACAAACTCCGAGAAGCAAAATAATCGCTTCTATCAAAAAAACCAACGATGAAAATTGTTGGTTTTTTTTTGATTATTTTTGCATCTACTGTTTTTTCTTCTATTGTCTTCTTTGCAGAGCATTTGGATGTGTAGATTTCATTTTTTTATATTAATGTGATTATTTTATTACGCCAGTGTGAGGGAAATTTGTGTTGTGCGTGTTTTATTTCTCAATGATTTCGTTTATTCGTTCTTTTTCTGTCCAATTTACAGGATCTTTGGTTATTTTCTCTCTATGTAGGGATATTTTTTTACCTCCATTGTTATTATACTTTTTACTTATCGTTCTTTTGATGAAAACTCAAAATTTTCTCAAGGAGGGTTCTAAAAATTGATTTTCTTCAAAAAAAAGATGTTGCATGCAACGTCTCTACTATTGTTTTTTTAGATTTTTAATTCGCAACGGTAATAAAAAATCTGCGTTATCCGCGTTCCAATCTTATAGAACGCTGATTTAACAAAAATGAAAAATAATGTAATAATTTAAAATAAATAATTAGATTTTTTTTCAAATTAAAAATCCAAAATGGGTTCTTGGTAGTTTTTAATTTGCAATATTTAAAAAATGAATTTTTAGAACCCGCCTATAATAATATAAGAGGATACACCACAAATATGTTGAAAAATTACAGAAATAAAACAATACATCTCTTTTTAATTAGATTGCGAGAAGTGTCGGAAGGATACATTCTTATTTTCATTTTATAATATATACATACAATATGAAAACTACTTTACATGTTACCAAAAAAAGAGAACAAAGTTTTGTTTTTTTACTTCTTTTATTTTTGTCATTTTTATTCATTTTTAGCAGGGAAAGCATTATACGTTCTCATTACTATAATGGTGTTTTGACTTCTACGTCTCAAATAAAATCGACTCTCTCTTCTTTCACTCATTATATTTCTCTAAAAAAAAAAAATAGAGAGATATTGGAAGAAAATGCTTTTTTGAAACAACAATTACTACAATATTCACAAGAGCATAAAGAAGATTCTGCTATTATCCAAACAATTCCTTTTGAAATAATACCCGCTCGTATTATAAATAAAACAGTTTTATGG
The genomic region above belongs to Chitinophagaceae bacterium and contains:
- a CDS encoding helix-hairpin-helix domain-containing protein, which produces MDNREISEKLKLVGTLMELHDENPFKIRAYGIASFSIERIEIPISTLSQEAISDIQGVGKSIAQEVWKMIDENTFPLLEALKNKTPEGVMDMLQIKGLGPKKIRVFWKELDIKTPEELYTACEEGKIAALKGFGEKTQQSLLETLQYKNSQKKKLLFCDAEKTAQEMKDFLQHRLPSLKISFLGNLRRCGEVIECIELLINTTNWKGITEILASKYSINTKQSGPFSMRGTIIEKKIPFHIRLTEDSSFVKKLLEYTPEPAHLNYPFSDGKTVRELLFLNTKTEELAYQTAGLEFIPPELREGQFEFHLIRNGSLPHLITMEDIKGILHIHSHYSDGKNSLRTMAEYGKELGYEYLGITDHSQSAFYANGLDENRLQKQHEEIEALNKELYPFHIFKGIESDILPNGELDYEEHTLKTFDFVIASVHSSLNMDIEKATQRLITAIRNPYTTILGHPTGRILLERNGYPIDHAAVINACAEHNVIIEINSSPKRLDLDWRWVHYAMEKKVKLSINPDAHKKEGYADMYYGVLMGRKGGLTKNMTINTFSKNELQVFFKTRQVS
- the hemW gene encoding radical SAM family heme chaperone HemW; this translates as MAGIYIHIPFCRTACHYCNFHFSTHIKNKKTIIDALCAELYLQKNYLEEEPIKTIYFGGGTPSLLSFEELKYIFNVIKIVFDTKEVEEITIETNPEDLHIQKIKEYRTLGINRFSIGVQSFYEPHLHTLNRKHTGEDAITSIKNAKKEGFTNISIDIIYGIPYKDHAILIQDIATAVDVAPMHISAYCLTIEEKTPFGTWVKKGKMKDIDENFASEQTEILMDTLQNAGYEQYEISNFAKENKYSLHNTSYWNNTKYLGIGPSAHSYNHYSRQYNIQNNISYTHSIQKGMIPCEKELLTNANKFNEYILTSIRTKWGSNLHYASTLTGIDIASYPEKVDFIQMCKQENIVTEKENTLYLTKKGKLLADKITAHLMV
- the lhgO gene encoding L-2-hydroxyglutarate oxidase encodes the protein MNDVVIIGAGIVGLSTAYKLLQKKPFLKIHIVEKENTFAMHQTGHNSGVIHAGIYYKPGTLKAQNCIRGYAELISFCDEHTIPYNLCGKVIVATEKRELPILEIIFQRGIANGLSAIRELTKEELLEKEPYCNGIKAIHVPYTGIVDYTKVSKALADEIQKKDGLFTYNSKVTSLKHKNTFVEIITQKETLMAKIVVNCGGLYSDTITDMIEKQRDIQIIPFRGEYYKIKDARKYLVKNLIYPVPNPNFPFLGVHFTRKINGEVEAGPNAVLAFAREGYSKTDIHMSEFLAIIRWGGFQKIALKYWKTGIGEMYRSFSKQAFTRALQKLVPDIQASDLEVGGAGVRAQACHRNGTLLDDFFIQENTFSVNVCNAPSPAATSSLSIGDYIARMVLSKL
- a CDS encoding superoxide dismutase; the protein is MLFELPKLSYPFNALEPYIDAQTMEIHYGKHHNAYITNLNKAVEGNEMEKSSLEELLKNHTHVPAVRNNGGGHWNHSFFWKILTPAHNSGKPEGDLLNAIQSAFGSIDTFKEKFTNAALTRFGSGWAWLCVKDRKLEICSTTNQDNPLMPNTGCQGSPILGLDVWEHAYYLKYQNKRADYVNAFYNIINWKEVENKLREAK